TAGGTGAATGTCTTAGCCTAAACTTATTCCCTCAGGAGCTAGGAAGGATGGCCGAGCTAGCTCTGCTTTCTTGCTGTGAATTCCTGTGGCTTTCCAAGGTCTCTGGGGAGGCAATGGCTTGTCTTTCTCAGGACTAACAGGGCTGTTCTTCACACAGCATCTTTCTCAGTTCATCTACCTGTGTGGTAGAAGAGGAAATGTTTGTTTTCAATGGGTGTCTTTCCCCTTTGCTGTGATGAAGTACCATGGAAAAAGGAATATAAAGAGAGAAGGGAGTTATTTTACTCAGTCTGAGAGTACAGCCATCCTGTGGGGAAGAGCTTGGTGACAGGAGTTTAAGGCAGCTGAAGAGTGATGCTGGTGCCAGCATCCAGGATCCAAGTCTAgggagtgggtcttcccacttcaattcaCCTAATTAAAATGAGCTCACACAGGCTGACCTATCAGGATAACCCCTCACAGGCATCCCTAGAGTCATTTTTAAGGAGATTCTATTAATTGTTGATAATGAACATTAACCATTCCAGTGTTAAATCTGTGCTATCGACTGGTCAAATCAGTATTAGGGATAATCATTTTTCAAATGAGTAAGAAATTAACATTGGGGTCTTCCGCAAAACCTTGGGCTGCTTATCTGCTTTTGATCTGTTTTCAGACTAGGTCTGGATGTCTTTTTATCATGATCTTACATATTGCTAACATTATGTATAATCAGTTGATTTTTTTCCACCTAGACTCTAATATTCTAGGCATCTTGCATGAATGTTCTTAGTAGCTAATACATTCTTTTGCTGACACTTATTAAAGGATAAATGACCTTATAGATTGAGGCTAGGTTATTTCCTCCGTGAATCTTcctaattaataaataattacagACGTTTCATTAAAAATTGCTTTGTGCTTATTTAATGactctcactgtgtgtgtttgtgtgtttgtgtgtgtgtgtgtgtgtgtgtgtgtgtgtgtgtgtgtgtgtaagtactcTTGTACCATGGTTctcatgtggaggttagaggacaacttgtggatgttggtttctcctttccttctatcTACCATGTGAGTTCTAGATATGGTTCTCGGGTCTTCTGGCTGAACTTTCTTGCTGGCTTGACagtattttcttattatttcatAAATCATTTGCTTACACAAGCTATTTTCAGTTCCTTTAATACATGCTTTATAGGCATCTAGTGTGTGATCAACAAGTGGAGTGTATGCAATAATTTATTCGCTAGGTGCATGGATTTAGGCATGGCAAATAAAGTGAATGATCACCAGTTGTCTACAGTATTCTATAACATGATATAGGAACACTTGAAAACAAGCCAGCAAGGAGATGATTGGGCAGGACTTTATCCACTAGCTGGAAGGGCATGTATCTGATAGGCCCATTCCCTTCCTGGGCTAAGCAGTTTGACATGAGGAGTAATATTCTCTCAGTATGTGactatttctctttgtttttagacAGAGGCACCTCTGCTCATCCGTCCCTACCTTGCAGACATGACCCTCTCTGAAATCCATGCAGTGATGACTGGAGGCTTTGCTACTATAGCAGGCACAGTGTTGGGAGCCTTCATATCCTTTGGGGTGAGGCACAGTCAACAGAATCGCACTTGGTGCACCCACGTTGAGCCCTATAGTGGTGCTAATCCCCATCTGGCTTTACAGATTGATGCATCATCCTTGATTTCTGCCTCAGTGATGGCTGCCCCTTGTGCACTTGCCTTGTCCAAACTGGTATATCCAGAAGTAGAAGAGTCCAAGTTCAAGAGCAAGGAGGGAGTGAAGCTGCCTCGAGGGTGAGCAGGGGACAATTCAGGAGATGGTGATGTGTGCTACCTAGAGAAGCCTAGTGTGCTAGAGACTTCCAGTTTCCCCGAAGGAAGAAGGTCTGTTACCCCATGTCCCCTTTTGCTATTTTGGCTTCCCAGCTaatcattttcaatttttgttttgtttgggtttaaCTTTCCCACCTGTATTAGTGCCttatataaaaatattccaaGTTCTAGGCATCAGACTTTCATAGCAAGAGCATCTGAATCACTTCAGAGAAAGTATTGCTAAGGAGTCGCATCACCCCTCACAGTGGCTGGCTGCCCACTTCTTCCACTTTAGGGTCAATGGAGCTTCTCCTCTCTGAGGAGCTGAGACTACTGTAGGTAGCATATTCTTTCTCTATGCCCAATAACCACAGGGAAGAGAGGAATATTCTGGAAGCCGCGAGCAACGGAGCCACAGATGCCATAGGCCTTGTTGCTAATGTTGCAGCCAACCTGATTGCCTTTCTGGCTGTATTGGCCTTCATCAATTCTACCCTTTCCTGGCTGGGGGAAATGGTGGATATCCATGGACTCACTTTCCAGGTAAAGTCTTATATGTGTTGGGCTTGttttcctgaccctcagtaagctGAAAGCCTGAGGCAGAGAAGGTggtggagaaaggagaggagccTAAGTGTCTGGAGTGACTCCTGGCACCTGACCTTTgttgtcttctcttcctttcccttctttctctctccctcaggtCATCTGCTCCTATGTCCTAAGGCCAATGGTTTTCATGATGGGTGTACAGTGGGCAGACTGCCCATTGGTGGCTGAGATAGTGGGAGTCAAATTCTTCATAAATGAATTTGTGGCCTATCAACAACTGTCTCAGTACAAGAACAAACGTCTCTCTGGAGTCGAAGAGTGGATCAATGGCGAGAAACAGTGGATTTCTGTAAGTGACAATCCAGCAAATAACAGAGCGAGAAGCATATCTGAGGGAAGGCACAATGTGCCACACAAATATTGGGGGCCCAAGGTGTTTCTTAGTGTCCCAGCCTAAGCACGAGACAAGCAGAAGCATGTGTGTCAGTACTCAAGCTTCTGCTTCAGgtctgtgttctttctcttttgcaTTCTTACCCAACTTTGATCTATGAGCTGATTGCTGTTCCTTACATTGGGACTGTCCAAAGAACATATCTTCTCCTGGATGTCCTACTTCCATTTATGTGCACATTCAAATGTCTATGAAACAAcctttcttgcctctgcctttgcaTCTAGGTCATTTTCTCTGTATCTTTAGTAAGAATCCTGTTGGGTCAGGAGTTGTGTAGTATTACCATATCATGACAGTGGTTGTAACTGGGGCTGGTTGTTTTCTGAGCACCATTTGTGATTCCTTAGAGCACTGTAAGAAAGTTTTGGTGTGCCCTGGAACTTCCAACCTGGTTCTGAGCCTAGGTTGGAATTTACTAGGACTAAATTTATCTACTTGTTTCCCCCCCCAGGTGAAGGCTGAAATCATTGCAACATTTTCTCTCTGTGGATTTGCCAATCTTACTTCCATAGGGATCACACTGGGAGGCTTGAGTGAGTTGTTCAATTCCCCCAGGTCCTCTACATGCCAGGCAGATCCAGCCTTAGCTCACTGCAAAGCTGAGGCTCGCTAGAGAACCTGGAATGAAGTGGACCTCTCAGGCCACACATAACTCAGAGCTATCGCAGTCAGTCTGACTACCGTATATCCTTTATAATCGATGTCttatctccctcttctcctttctccaagGCACAAATGcactttatttttatcttccttttaagaaagaggttatgaaaattatatttctatCTTGCTGCTAAACTGCCAAAGGTACTTTCTGAAATTAACCTACTCAACAGTTTTTAACTTTATAGGAGCGATATTTGTACAGGAATTTAAAAATGCCAAATATAAACAGGAGACAAATCAGATAAGTGGAGTCAGTGAGTATCATATCTTGTTGGGTAAAGCTGAGAGTCCCGGAGTACTGAGGAGTAGTTAGTACTTGAAGCAGAGGTATTCAGGGTGCTGACTGTGGGTGATGGTTGCAGGAATACCAAGAGAGAGGGAGTGGTCCTGcagggccgtgtgtgtgtgtgtgtgtgtgtgtgtgtgtgtgtgtgtgtgtgcgtgtgtgtgtctgcatgtctgtgtgtctgtgtgtgtgtggtgtgtgagtgtctgtgtgtgtatttgtgtgtgtctctgtatgtgagtgtctctgtgtatgtgtgtgtgctgtctgaGTTTCTAACAAAATCCTGAGCTGAGCACTTGGAAGAGTCAAGTTAGAAATGGGTCTAAGAAGCAATTAAATATGAAACAAATGTTAAAATGTCATTTATGTCAATAATATTCTGGGGTAGGTTCACTAAATTTATGTCACTGATAGCTGATTAAACAGTGTGAAGGTGAAACAATTTCCTTTTGGGTTATCTTTTTCCTCTCTGTTAAATACTCACCCACATTTCTGTATGTCTGTCACATGATAGCTGTGTCTCTGGGCTGGGCTCAAAATGGTCAATATAATGCCATCTGGACTTAACAGTGTAGATCTCAACTGGCCAACACAGGCACCTGTGCCTGCTTGAGGAGCTCAGAGCCCTGCTTGATTCAGATTTATCTTGAATGGGTTCCAGAACCACTGAGGTAAGGGTCAGATATACAATCCTTGATCCAGGAGAAGTCTGAGTTATAAATCAAGACTAACTTATGTATACACCTCTTAAGGAAGGTTAACAGCCTTAGGCGGTTTGTCAAAGAACACTATTCATTGgacctgcttttcttttttttttttttttttgcattcttctattgGGGACTCATGGGCTACACCTCCTTGCTGTGTGAGGAAGATATCAATTGCTTTCTATTGTTTCCTACAGCATCCATGGTTCCCCAACGGAAGAGTGACTTGTGCAAGCTTGTGGTCAGGGCCCTCTTCACAGGTGCCTGTGTTTCCTTCATCAGTGCCTGTATGGCAGGTAGGTGGCCAAGCATGGTCTCTGGCAGAGATCACAGGATCTCTCTCAGAAGGTTTATTTAACTAACCATCCATCCCACAGACACCTAATCTACATCCAACCAAGCAGCACAGACCTTTGGGACCATGTGCCAAATCTTCCTCCTTGAAGTCATTCTTATCTCCTCCATGCAGGAATCCTCTATGTTCCCAGAGGCGCTGAAACTGACTGTGTCTCATTCTTAAACACAAATTTCACCAACAGAACCTATGAGACATATGTGTGCTGCagagagctcttccagaggtaggCGAGCACCAGGGTTACTGCTCCTTCTTAGCATATCCTCTTACACGAAGGGGACTTCTGTATGTTGGGAGAGCAAGGCTGTGAGTACAGCGCCATGGAAGCTGTATGGGGTGCATGAGACACAACAGATGTTAGCTCTATAACAGGTTAAGAAACCAAGTAAAAGTAAGCGAATCGCAAATTTCCTTTACTGCTAAAGCGGAATTTATAAACTGGATAGATTGTTCTTCTGTTTGCTGGTTCTGATGTGTATGTTCTCAGTGGGTTTTCTAAAGGTATAATCTAAGAGTCATTAGCATCTTGAAATCAAAAGAAATGTTTTCAGGGGctgaaaacaccaaacaaaaccaCTCACAAGTCAACTGGCATCTGGCTCAAGTAGTTCAgatgctactcttgcagagggacTAGGAGGCTGCTGTTGGGGAGGACCTGAGTCCTAGTTCCCCATGCACACTGGGTGCTTCCAATCAtctgaactccagctccagaggggtCCCATGCTTAAGTCCTCTGCAGGCACctccactcacatgcacacacccactcctgcccaTGGACATATAATTGGGAAAAAATAGCAGctggatctgtctgtctgtctgtctatgtatgtaaGAATAGAAGATGGTAaatgggagggactggaggaggaAAAGTGGGGGAAAGTGacataattctgtttttttttttttttttttttcggagctggggaccgaacccagggccttgcgcttcataattctgtttttgtttgaatgaaatgaaaatcaaaaaattgaaaagagaaaTACCAATGAAGtgtaaacattttttctttctcaagagGAAAGTGGCCCTAGGTAGTCAGCCtatcttttttattaaattgaattCTGAATCATTTATAAGGCCTTTTCCTCCTCAACTATTTGGAAATGACATTTCTAACTGGATGAGTTTAGGAGCTGGGCCTGGTGAGACAATGGTCAGGGTTCTGTACTAACATCAACTAGAGGGGCAAACTTCGTTTGGTTGGGTCTCATTTCACTGGTTATGACAACAGATCTACTCAGAGTAGGTTTGCTCTCTGCTACTTGGAAAACTTTTTGATATATTGCGCTGCCTTGCTTGTGTCTGACCCGTGTGTTTGGTTTTATCGTTTCAGTACTTTGCTGAATGGCACCAACATGCCTTCTTTCTCAGGCCCCTGGCAAGACAAGGAGTCCAGCCTCAGGAATCTTGCTAAATGCTGTGACCTCTATACCAGCACTGTGTGTGCCTGAGGCTGGTGGGGCCATTCCGTGACAGTTCTTATAGAACAGATTCGTATTACCAAATACATGTTCATGTACTTAGGCTTATTCTCTGAGAACTGCACTAAACTCCACAAAATGAAAGTCCTGATCTCACTGTGGCTCTGTATAAAAACCAGCATCCACCTTTCCACTGGCATGCCACATAGTAGATGTGAAATTCATTATAGACCCTCTTGAGCCAAAGTATGGTGGGAATGTAGCTAAGGGGGAAATATGTGTGTGGTAAGTGCTAAGATGGAGATTCAACCCCTGGCCAGGGCCAGAGTGGGGAGAGTGGGGAAATCCAAGTAGATGCTTAGATTTAACTTGGTGGTACACCCCTGTGGTCACTTACCTGTAAGCTCAGAGCTAAGGGGATTGCCTCAGATCCAAGGCAAGCCTGGCCCGAACCCTGAAGTCTTTCACAGAAGTGATAGAGTAGAGGCCATGTCCTTGGGCAGGGATGGAGGTGAGGGAATATATTTCTAAAGTTATATGGGAAACACTTGTGAATActtaatgataacatattttttATTGCCAAAGGTTGTATACTTAAAAACTCTTTTCATTTTCATACATTACTAAAAAGCTTTCTGTAATAAagtgtttttatgtatgtgtgtgtctctgtgagggtTTGTGCATGTGAATTCAGATATCAGAGGAAACCTGAGGTGGGGGCCACCTGCACCTGGAGTTACATTGGTCCTGAGACACCcaacatgggggctggagactgCACTCCTGTCTGCTGCAGGAGCAGTACACACTTAACCATGGGACCATCTTGTAACCCAACATGTAAAATCCCAAGGAATGCCCATTCTTGAAAAGGCCCTTACCTTGATTTGGCATTCTCATTTAGTGCCAGTCACCTGCACTTCAGGTTTAGATAGAACCTTGTAAAATAGTTTTGGACCATCTAAATgaatcaccctgtaaaaagctgaGTTAGACCCTGAGAGAATTTCTCTGAACAGAAATGGATAAGGGGCTCTCACCGGGGCTACTCAACAGTCACTCCAGCTCCCTCACCTCTCTTGAATTCAGCTCCTCAGTAAGCGGTCACATGTGGGTGACACATGccttggatctctgtgagtttaaggccagattggtctatgtggtgagtttcaggaaagcctgggctacatagagagaccttatttccaaaattcagaagaaataaaaaacaaaaatgcaaaagagACTCTGCGGGACTTATGGTCTGGTGCTGATGCCATGCTGAAGAACCCAGGAGCTGTCAGGTGTACAGGTGACAGAGGCAGTGCCATAGACAGCAATGCTTCCATGGAGTTACTCAGAGCCACAGGTCACAGAGAGACTGGGTGTCCAAGAACACTTGGCATGATTGGGTCATCATCAGTAGGCTAGAGGCCATGGAAGACACCAAGAAAGCCAATCCTTTGTCACACTCTCAGTGTGGGTTTTGGGCATCGAATCCAGGGGTTCAGCAAGCAATttaccgactgagccatctctctagcccaagattagctttaaaataattagtttattttactgtgtgtgtatgtgcacatgcctgtgtgtgtgtgtgtgtgtgtgtgtgtgtgtgtgtgtcctgtttgctcgagtgtatctgtctgtctgtccaagTATGCAGGCCAAATCAGCAATCAGAGCATTGCAGTGTGAGAAGTCAGGGCTGTCCTGCCACCTTGTGGAATCTGGAGATTGGTGTCAGGTCTCCAACCTCTGTGCTAGCTCCTCTACCCACTAGTCCATGTTGCCAACTGTGGATTGGTGtcaatatgcaggtgagggcaggctcATGATAAGGCCAGGCCTGTGAgtggcagtgaaaaagtaaggcaggcatAGAGttttggaggagagaggaggaaaaagaagaaaagatgggggAGGAGTAGGATGACCCACCCCTGTGTGGCTTTAATTAGCCACAGGAAGCTATGAAAATctcataagggatggataatttcAGGACAATTTGTTTCATGTAGGTGGGtagtttatattaatattaattggctctgagtttattgtgtgtaCGTTTTGTGggatgagaatttactgatataaatctgattgatgaGTTAGAAGCCtccagagttttgattttaatgttgGGAATGTGAATTCCCAGCAGAGAGCTGGGAGATGGAAAGTCTCTGTATGGGACTGGTGTGGCAGAGACCCGCCTTGGGAACTATACGAATGGCTGCTGGTGGGGCTAGTCATGGAGGAGAGGTCGAGAGATCGCCGCaggcccagagagtagccagcgGTAGTGTGGGATGGAAACTGGGAACTGAGTGAGTAAGGTGGGGATGTTTTGAGAACTCTGGGCCAGAGAGTCTGCCAGAGTCTGTCTGGCAGAATGAGACCTCTGACACCATGTGGCCCACTGGTAAAGGTGCTTGCGTGAGTtggagttctttttaaaaatatttacagtaaCAGGTAACCCTAGACTAACGTTGTCGTCACCATACACTGTCTCCTGCCACCTAGCCATAAGCCTGATCACTCACCACACACAGCTACTGAGTTTCCTTAGAAATCTATACCTTCCTGCTAAGTGACCCTCCAAGGTCCCACCCTCTCATGTGAATATAACTACAGCTTCATAGACGGCTTCTGTGGAAGAGGTATCTTCTCTCCAGCATCGTCGCTGGGACACAGAGATGCATAACGAGTGTTCGCTCTCTTTTCTCCTGCATTCATTTTCTTCCACATCTCCTGTCCTAACATTTAACACTGCTAGAATCTGAATGTTTGTACCCCACTGCATTCATATATTGAAATCCTGTCCAGGAGGTGTTAGTATTAGAGGTGAGAACTTGGAGTGTGGTTATGTCATGTGGGTGGTGTTCTCATGAATGGGACCCATGCCCTGATGAAAGAACCAGGAAACACTTTGTCCTTCTGCCTGTTGGTGAGTGATGGGCATGTGTATGGAAGGGGGTCCACCAACATCAAACTCTGCTGCTCTCATCTGGGACTCCTCAGCCTTCAGAAATGTGAGGAATACACACCACATGTTTAAATGCCTTTTGATTTACGGTATTTTGTTTCTAATCAGGTAGATGAAGATAAATACTTTTTGTATACTTCTACcattgacattttattttctccaggGGTACCTGGCACCCTACCCTGCATATGTTCAATTCCTCTCCTACCTAGTCTCAGAAGGGCAGGGTTAGAGGATGGGTCCATTTGGGCTGGAGATTGCTTAGACTGGAAGTCTTTGCTTTGGTTAAGGTACACATCTAAAGTTCAGACTTGATGGAGTCATGTACACTCTTAAATAATGATGGTAACCCAGGAACAGGAGGAGCCAGATCATCAAATAGTTTCAGTGCAAATACTAGTTCCTTGGAATAACCTGTTCTAGGGATGAGAGGTTGGAGAGGGTGAAGGTAAGGAAGCATTTGAAGAAGTAACTATGTTTTACTATTGTTCAACCTGTGTAGCCTATTTTATGATAAACTTGTCTATTATCAAACATGACCATGAATTTGATTGACTGTTAACTTGTATTACTTCATTATCCTAAACAGTTTGTCATAGCAGCTTTAAAAAGGACTAGaactgggccagagagatggctcagcagttaagagcactgactgctcttccagaggtcttgtgttcaattcccagcaaccacatgatggctcacaactgtttgtgatctgatgccctcttctggtgtatctgaagacatcaACAtcatactcatatataaaataaataaatcttaaagaataaaaggactagatctttcctttgtctttttaaatgtgtttcatAGAGGTCCAATACTTTATATAAAAATTGAAACATAATATATAGTAGGTTGTAACAAAAATAACATTTGTCTTGaatcaatatacaaagatctatACCAGTGTAAGAATATTGGCTATAAAATATTCTTTGGTTTAAGAGTAGGTTCAATAATcttctcctggggttggggatttggctcagtggtagagcgcttgcctagcaagcgcaaggccctgggtttggtccccaggtctgaaaaaaaagaaaaaaataatcttctCCTTTCCCCTATTATTCCTATATTATTCCTATGTCtacccttctttcttttcaactATTCTCTTGCTCCATAAAGAGggatagagaaaagaaaaggagagagagagggacagagagagtgagagagagagagagagagagagagagagatctttgaGCCTAATTGTCAACTTGTTTTCTCCTTAATAAAAACCATTGAACATTTTGCAACCAACTCCcataaatgacaataaacatctATAACCATCCACCTCACCTTTTGGGAAACGGGGCGTCATTCTCCTAAAATTGCTTTCTGCTGATATTGGACATAATTTTTCCTTTTCGGGGCCCCAGAAAAATCTGGAAAATAGTTAAATTTTAAGAAAGCAAGCATTAACATTTGTTGTCCAGTCTCTATGGGCTATGAAATATGTAGGACTAAATAAAGTGTGATTggaacagtcttttttttttttttttttttttacattatattaaaggcagtttattgggaagctgcacTAGGGCAGGTTCACTGGCCCCGGGGAATGAGTCCAGGGGAGTCGCCTGGGTGGGGGGTcggtaagagagaaagagacaatggGTGCACTCctgcagagagagaagggaagtgaGGAAGAGTGGAACAGTCTTAAACGCTGGACCAAGTGACCTGGCTGCTTCGAAGTTGTCCTGGTAGCAAGTTTTGAAGAAACTGTAACTGAGGTAGTCTGAGGCTGGATCTCTGGAACTACTTGCTTTGTCTTATTGATGTCTGCTGTTTTGCTTTGAAAACACATAAACTCTCACAGGTAGTATACATTTCTGCATTAACATATGTATGGAAACTCTAGTGTGCACAGACCAGTAAAAGATGATTTTTGCTCTTTGGTGAGCAAGTGAAAGACATCTGTCTTCCTTATGTTAGTTTGGACTGTATAACTGAACTATAATATCAATCTCCATCCAAGGCATATGAAAGGATAGTATGTAATAATATGTTATGAGgaaagagagctcactgcccagacaggtgggcactcctgagactgcagagtgggagagaccaccaatactgcccatcccttcccacatccctagcccaggaggaaactgtatatggcctctgggaactggaagataggggcactggaacGGCAGAACCCcccgcagtccagacaccacctggacctgaagggaattggtcaacagttctctgcacccaaatcctgtgggagggagagctaaaccttcagagaggcagacatgtctgggaagccagaagagactacactctgcccacatttctgactccagaggaaaacacctaatgccatctgggaccctggtgcatggggtCTTCAGGAAAAGGCAGTGCacccctcctggttgctgccctcaccgagagctcaaaagcagcccgaaatgagcaacttgagctgagggaccacaggtaagaccaacatttctgctccaagcgacctgcctggtgaactcaggacacaggcacatagaaacagctgaagaccagtagacaggaaagactagatgcccgaaagcagaacactctgttcccacaactggctgaaagaaaacaggaaaacaggtctacagcactcctgacacacaggcctataggacggtctagccactgtcagaaatagcagaacaaggtaacaccagagaaaacctgatggcaagaggcaagcacaggaacccaagcaacagaaaccaagactacatggcatcatcagagcccaattctcccaccaaagcaaccactgaatatccaaacacaccagaaaagcaagatctagattttaaatcacatttgatcatgatgctggaggacttcaagaaagacataaagaactcccttagagaaatgcaggaaaacataaataaaaaagtagaagcctatagagaggaatcacaaaaatccctgaaagaatggcaggaaaacataatcaaacagttaaaaatggaaatagaagcaataaagaaaggacacagggaaacaaccctggatatagaaaaccaaaggaagagacaaggagtcgtagatacaagcatcaccaacagaatacaagagatagaagagaatctcaggagcagaagattccatagaaatcatcaacacaatggtcaaagaaaatataaaacagaaaaagctactggtccaaaacatacaggaaacctaGGACTCAgcgagaaggtcaaacctaaggataataggtatagaagagagtgaagactcccagctcaaaggaccagtaaatattttcaacaaaatcatagaagaaaacttccccaagttaaagaaatgcccataaacatacaggaatcCTACAGAACTCTACATAGATTAGAcctgaaaagaaactcctcccgtcatataatagtcaaaacaacaaatgcacaaaataaagaaagaatattaaaagtagcaagggaaaaaggtcaagtaacatatacaggccgacctatcagaatcacaccagacttctcaccagagactatgaaagccagaagatcctggacagatgtcaaatagaccctaagagaacacaaatgccagcccaggttactgtatcctgcaaaactctaaattaacatagatggagaaaccaagatattccatgacaaaaccaaatttacacaatataaagATATTGTggatttctacaaatccagtgctacaaaggataataaatggtaaagcccaacataaggaggcaagctacaccctagaaaaagcaagaaactaatcgtcttgcaacaaaacaaagagaagaaaagcccacaaacataaccttacatccaaatatgaatataacaggaagcaataatcactattccttaatatctctcaacatcaatggtctcaactctccaataaaaagacacag
This Rattus norvegicus strain BN/NHsdMcwi chromosome 3, GRCr8, whole genome shotgun sequence DNA region includes the following protein-coding sequences:
- the Slc28a2 gene encoding sodium/nucleoside cotransporter 2; translated protein: MAKSEGRKSASQDTSENGMENPGLELMEVGNLEQGKTLEEVTQGHSLKDGLGHSSLWRRILQPFTKARSFYQRHAGLFKKILLGLLCLAYAAYLLAACILNFRRAQALFVITCLVIFILACHFLKKFFAKKSIRCLKPLKNTRLRLWLKRVFMGAAVVGLILWLALDTAQRPEQLISFAGICMFILILFACSKHHSAVSWRTVFWGLGLQFVFGILVIRTEPGFNAFQWLGDQIQIFLAYTVEGSSFVFGDTLVQSVFAFQSLPIIIFFGCVMSILYYLGLVQWVIQKIAWFLQITMGTTAAETLAVAGNIFVGMTEAPLLIRPYLADMTLSEIHAVMTGGFATIAGTVLGAFISFGIDASSLISASVMAAPCALALSKLVYPEVEESKFKSKEGVKLPRGEERNILEAASNGATDAIGLVANVAANLIAFLAVLAFINSTLSWLGEMVDIHGLTFQVICSYVLRPMVFMMGVQWADCPLVAEIVGVKFFINEFVAYQQLSQYKNKRLSGVEEWINGEKQWISVKAEIIATFSLCGFANLTSIGITLGGLTSMVPQRKSDLCKLVVRALFTGACVSFISACMAGILYVPRGAETDCVSFLNTNFTNRTYETYVCCRELFQSTLLNGTNMPSFSGPWQDKESSLRNLAKCCDLYTSTVCA